A segment of the Lolium perenne isolate Kyuss_39 chromosome 3, Kyuss_2.0, whole genome shotgun sequence genome:
ACGTTCTCCCTGGGGCTGGCGCCGGCGGCGGCACGGTTCCATCGGCGGGGCAGGCCGGCGCCCGCCAAACTGGGGCCACGAGGACGCTGTCGTCTGGCGCGGTGGTTGGACCTGTTGACCAGTCCACATCAGGCCAAGCTAGCAAAGCAAAAAGGAGGAGGCGTGGGGGCAAGAAGATCAGGGCGCTGAAGGAAAAAGCCATGGCTGCTGTTGAGCAAAGCGCCGGCATTTTGGATGGTTCTGGGGCTGCTGTTGCACAAAGCGCCAATGCCTTGGATGGTTCTGGGGCTGCTGGGAGCGCCCCCACCTTGGACGTATCTGCTATTGCACCGTTGGGGACTCTTGACCCGGTCTGCCCTGACACTTTGGCAGTTGCTGTGCGGGAGGGTGAAGACGAAGTTGCGCCCGCGACAGCTACGGGTAGGGTGGCGACGAAGGACGCCGTGCACATGGGCGCGGAGGTTCGGGTAGGATCCGTCGTGGTCCTGCCCTCTTCCGCTGCGACCGGTCAAGGCCAGCCTGAGCTCTCTTTCGTCCAAGCGCTCGCATCGGTGGAGTCTGGCTGTCCGTGGGAGAAGACAACGACGAGGACGTCCACGTCCCCCGAGCTGGGCAGCCCCATGTTGGGTCCGCCAGACCGAGGCCCAAGCCCAGCTGCGGGATCGGCCACCCTGGCGCCAGCACTGCAGGCAGCCACTCAGGTGGGCCGGGCCCAGCCTGCCATGCCGCGGGCTGCTGAGGACGAGCAGATGGGCCAGGTCTAGGAGGGTGAGCACGTGGCAGCCCTTGCGCCGGTGCCTGAGGTGATTTCAAACGTGGAGTTCCCGCCAAATGACGTGGCTGATCTACCCGCTATTGATCGTCTCGACAAGTGCCTCTCCCCCGTGTTACAACTGGCGGATCCTTGCACGGCTGCTGCCTCTTCGAAGGCGCGATGTTCCGAGGAGGATGATTCTGATGGTGAGGGCGTGGATGAAGAGATTCTGGTGGACCCAACCCCGGCGCGAGTCACACGCGACGTGGGCCAATCTACCACCACTCCAACGGTGTGCCGCTTCGCTTCGCCACCTTTGGTGTTCCAGAGGACCCGACAGCCCCCACGACCTTTACCCACGGTGGCCAGGCCCCGAACTCTGGGGGAGTTTCTCACAGCGGCGAAATCGCGGTCGGATGCCCTCCTGCAAACCCCTGCTGTTCGACGCAGACTTGTGGAGCTCAACTTCCAGCCTCGTCGGAGCTCGAGGATCGCGGGGCAACCAGGAGGCCTTAGCGCTGAGATGAAGGCGGTGCGCAACCTCATGCGCAAGCTTGGTCTCCTCAAAGGGGATGAGGCGCCGTCGGAGGCTGCCCTAGAGGCGTACCACAGGATGTATGAGCTCCCCCTGACGGACGATATGATCGAGGCGATTGCGGAGTTCTACGGGTGGTCACTTGAGACGATCAGAGGCTGCTCTCCACCACTGCTGGGGATGACGGGTGGTCGCCTCATTGAGGCCTGACCCCTGGTGGTGGTCCACGGGTGCTCTGCGACGCTGCTATGTTGTACGAACCTAAAGTATTCGTGGCCAATGTGCGAGGCCTCAATGATCGCGCACGGCGTTCGGGTGTTAGGAGTGTAGTAAGTACTACGGGTGCGACCATTGTATGTCTCCAGGAGACAAAGCTATCTGTTGTAACTCAGGCTATCATAATAGAAGCGCTTGGCGCAGAGTTTGACGCTTACTTCTGCTTGCCTGCGGCTGACACTCGGGGGGGTATCATTGTGGCTTGGGTTAGCCGGGTGGTGCAGCTCGACAGCGCACACTACGGTGCTAACAGTGTTACGGCCAGGGTCTCCCCTTCGGGTGGTGGCGCTGAGTGGTGGCTGACTTGTGTCTATGGACCTCAGGCTGAGGCTGACAAGGTCGCCTTCCTGGAGGAGCTCCGCGAGGTCCGCAGAGGTCACCCTGGACCTTGGGCCCTCTGCGGGGACTTTAACTTGATATACCGGGATGAGGACAAGAACAACGGTAATCTCAACCGTAGGATGATGGGAAGATTCCGGTGCTTTCTGAACGATTGCGAGCTGAAGGAGATCTACCTACATGGACGGCGTTACACTTGGTCGAATGAGCGGGAAACGCCCACTCTGGTGCGGCTGGATCGGGTGTTTGTTTCGGTTGCCTGGGAGGAACTGCATAGCAGCTGCATGTTGCGCTGCTTGGCAACGGTGGTGGCTGACCACTGCCCACTCCTCCTGGATTGCACCACCAAATCAGCGGGGCGGAAGAGGTTCCAGTTCGAACGCTTCTGGCTGAAGTTGGATGGTTTTGAGGACGCTGTGCGAAGCGCCTGGGATGTTGTGGAGGGTGACCCAGACCCCTTCCGGCGGCTCACCGCAAAGCTTAAGCGCACGGCGCGAAGCTTGCTAAGCTGGAGTGACAAAAAGGTAGGATGTGTCAAACTGCAGCTGATGATAGCGCGGGAGGTCGTGTTtaggctggatgtggccatggagACTAGACAGCTATCACCGGATGAGCGCCGACTCATGGCGCACCTCAAACACGCTTACCTGGGCCTGGCTTCGCTGGAGCGCACTATGGCTAGGCAGCGGGCCAAGATCGCGTGGCTGAAGGAGGGGGACGCCAATACGGCCTTCTTCCATCAACACGCGGCGTACCGTCGCCAGAAGAACGTGATCCACAGCCTGCAGGTGGGAGGCGCGGTCATTTCTGACCAGGCAGCCATGGCTGAAGCTGCTTTCACACACTTTGAGGGCCTGCTCGGCACCTCGGTGGATAGACAGCACTCGCTGGACTTGGACTTCCTGGACACCCACTCTGAAGACCTCTCGGAGTTAGAGGCGGCGTTCACGGAGGATGAGATCTGGGAGGTGATTCGGCGACTGCCGGTGGGCAAGGCGCCGGGACCTGATGGGTTCACGGCTGAATTCCTTCAGAAGTGCTGGGGAGTGGTTAAGGGTGACTTCATGGCAGCCTTCGACAAGCTGTTCACGTTGTGCGGGCGCGGGTTCCAAGGTCTTAACCAGGCCTTGCTGACCCTGCTGCCTAAGCGCCCGGATGCGGTTGCGCTCGGAGACTACCGCCCAATCAGCTTGATCCATATCTTTGCCAAGCTGGTTGCGAAGGCGCTCGCCACTCGTCTAGCCCCTAGGATGGAGTCGCTGGTGGATCGTAACCAATGCGCGTTCATTCGCAAGCGTTGTATCCACGACAACTTCATGTTGGTCCAGCAGACAGCTAGATTCTTACACCGGGAGAAGGAGCCACGGGTGATGCTCAAGCTGGACATTGCACGCGCCTTTGACTCCGTTTCTTGGGGTTTCCTTCTGGAGATCCTCCGCAAGTTAGGATTTGGGCCGAGGTTCCGTGAACTGGTGTCCATCCTCCTATCCACTGCGAGTACTAGGGTGATGCTCAATGGCGAGCCAGGCCCCCCGATTTGGCATCGACGGGGCCTGAGACAGGGAGACCCCCTGTCGCCAGCGCTGTTTGTTCTGATGATGAACACTCTCAACAGGTTGTTGGCTAAGGCGATCGAACTTGGGGTGCTGCGGCGCTTAGCGCGGCGGGACTTAGCGACGTCGGTGTCGCTTTATGCGGATGATGTGGTGATTTTCTGCCACGCAGATGAGACGGATCTCCGCGCAGTGCGCGGGATCCTGGAGCTCTTTGGCCATGCATCAGGGCTGCGCACCAACTTCGCCAACTGCTCGGTCTCTCCCATTGCCTGTTCAGAGGCTGAGGCCGCGGGCGCTGCTGAACTCATGGAGTGCCAGCTAGCGCCGTTTCCGGTGAGATACCTCGGCATCCCGCTGTCTATAAGGAGGCTGACGGCTGCAGCTTTCCAGCCCCTCGTAGACCGTCTAGCCGACAAGCTACCTACCTGGCGTGCATCGATGATGCCTCGGGCAGGACGCTTGGCGCTAATCCGCTCGGTCCTCACAGCGATACCGTTGCACAGCTGATGGTGTTGGGTCTTGATAAGAAAGCACTCAAGCAGGTCAACAAAATCTTGCGAGGATTCCTATGGGCTGGTAGGGCTGACGCCAATGGCGGACATTGTCACGTCAACTGGGCGAGGGTGTGTAGGCCGCTTCGGCTAGGGGGGCTGGGAATCCCAGATCTCGCACGCACGGCCATCAGCCTCAGGGTGCGTTGGATCTGGAGGATGCACACCGACCCCCTGCGACCTTGGCACGGGTTGGACATGCATTTCTCGAGGACGGAGCTGGATGTCTTTGCGGCCTCTACCTACATGGTAGTCGGTAACGGGGAATCCGCCCTGTTCTGGGAGGACAGATGGCTGGACGGCAGGTCCATCAAAGAGATGGCGCCAGAGGTATACGCGTTGGTTCCTAAGCGCCGACGGAAGGCGCGCACGGTCCATGAAGCGCTGGTTGACCGCACCTGGATCCCCGATATAGTAGGTGCACCGAGCGCCCTGGCACTGTGGCAGTATGTCCAGTTGTGGGGTAGACTCAGGGACATTCAACTATCTGGGGACCCGGACAGGTTGGTttggcggtggacgacggatggaCAGTATTCAGCTGTATCCTGCTATGACACCCTTTTCCAGGGGTCAATCATCTCAGGGTCTTGGAAGCTCAACTGGAAATCCTGGGCGCCACCTAGGGTGAAGTTCTTTATCTGGTTGACCTGTCTTGACAGGTGCTGGACGGGTGAGAGGCTGGCACGGCGGGGGCTGCCGCATGCGCCGAGATGCCCGTTATGTGATCAGTCTGCTGAAACCATGAGGCACCTCCTTACAGGATGTTCCTTCTCTAGGACGGTGTGATTTGAGGTTCTGTCGTGGATCCGATCCACCTCAGGCCCACCCACGGCTGAGGGTgacttcgcggagtggtggtcgctTGTGGTGCGGACTACCCCTCGCCAGCTGCGCAAGGGCACTTCGTCGGTTATCATGCTCACGGCATGGTGGATTTGGAAGCATCGGAACGCGGCGGTCTTCGACAATGCGCGGCCTTCGGTGACATCCTTGTTCAACGACATCGTTGCTGACGCGCGGCTTTGGGCGGACGCGGGAGCCCGGGGTGTGCGCCAGTTACTCCCCTAGTCtaggttttttcctttttcttgggtCGAGTTGTATGGCGTGGTGTGTCCGTCCTCGGACTTGTACATAAACTCTTCtttatctatcaatgcatcgaaacgcaaggcttttgcgttttcgcgagaAAAAAATGGAGGTTAATTGTCTTGTCAGCTCCTCAACTGAGCATCGATTCATTTCCTAGCAGAACCTGGGGTTAGAATGTTTGATGATCTGACATAATAAAACATTATAAGGTGGTTGTGCCCTTCTAGTCCCACCGAGTAACTCCATTTGGCAAAATATACAGATGTAGTAGGTCATGTTCTTGCCTTTGTCCCTCTCCCTCATGAATGATGATTCCAGGGAGTCCCCCATGCATATGTTGGTATAGTTGCAGCTTCTAAGTGCACTGAGGCTTAATTGACAATCTTGACTTTTCCTAGTTATTTCACTCAAAGAGTTTTTGAATATTTTACGTGGACCATTAATCTTACTGTATCTGTATTCAGCTCAAGATACTGAGGCGGGTATACCTGGACATAGAAATGATCGCCTTCCTTGCTGTGGGTTGGGCATTGGCTGGGTTCTGTAAGTGATCATTGTTTTAACCTTTGGCCTTTTGATCTTAGTTTCATGCATGTACAGGCATACAGAAGCATCGTACGTGAATAATCCTAACGATAAGTTTCTTGTTCTGAAGATTCATAGCCGGTTTCCTCTTTACCATTCCCTGGTATGTCGGAGCGGTTCTGCTGTGTTTTTACAGAGAGGAGAAGAGGGAGAAACCAGGATTTATTGCATGCACAGTAGCGGTGagtaacaaatttagtgtcaagttcATCGGAGAAAGTAGGACCATCCTGTCTAACAACATCAATCACCTTGCTTGTTCCAATTGCTGATATATCACTTTTGCTTTCTATACCATTGGCTGTGCTATGGTGTTAGTACCTGGGAATGTACAGCTTATGTTAACTGATAAGGTGTTACTAGAGCTAATTCAGTCACATAGGATGTCTAATTAGGCAGCTGTCTTGGCATACTTGAAAAGTTATACTCTGCCGCAGTTCATCGTATACTTTTAATTCATGCATGAgggaaatgcactttggctcataggagcatttgctcccattgtgtgaatccacatttcgaagtgtcaaaaaattctaaactaaatttttacatgtacatctagacattttatgttggtacacaaatttaaaaaaaaataaaaaaatctgtGGCTCCttaaaaaaaagacaaattttgatgttgtaacacgactacgtacaacacatttttttgtcttttttgtacacaccacacaaaatgttgtttttccacgaaaacttgtgtacgaacatagaatgtcacgatgtacaccaaaaaattcatgtcaattttttttgacattttgaaaattaatttttaattattttatataatgggagcatttgctcctgtgagccaaaacgccacctcccatGCATGAGCTTTTCTACACTTCAGTATCTCGAGCATATATATGTGACATTAACAAAGTGATTCAGAGAACATGAGCACCCCTATGAAATAATAACAAAGTCTTGTCCGGAGAGTGAGCACACTTCATGAAAGCATGGTAGTGTCATCTAGTTAATGCAGTGTTATGTTATGTAAAAGCTCCATATAGAATAATTTAATGAATCCAGGGTAGCCCACTTTTCTGTCAGTCACTTCCCGCCTTTAATTTTAAATTTCTGATGATTCTAATGAGAACCACTTACTGTAACAGGCTGTCATCCTTACAATTCTCATCATCGTCGTGGCAATTCTTGACGCTGTACTAGTTCATGATTGATGTCACTTCTCGTTGTGTCGCTGTACAAGTGTACATAGTGTACTTTTCATGAATGAACAACATGTATGATAAGAACTAAGTCTTGTCATACCTTACCTTGTGAGCTTGAGACTACCTTTCTTAGTGAATGCTCAAACaaactcaaattcgaaaacaaacGGTGTAAATATTCCTTGTTTTGTGTTATTTTGGGGGCTGCTATTGGGCGACCGTTCTGAAACTAGCACGCGCGCGCGACTGCCTCCCACCATGTGATCTAGTAGGCAATGGCGGTTGATTattattttttaaaaataaaagaaaatgttgCCAGGGTCCACATGGATTTTACCCTGCCAACTTCAGTTTTTGTCGGGCCAAGTGCATACCATAGACATGTTTTTTCCAGGTGTTAAATTCGTTTATTTTTTGAAACGTGGC
Coding sequences within it:
- the LOC139838465 gene encoding large ribosomal subunit protein eL20z-like, with product MATASSAPPMELSKPLPGQAQDTEAGIPGHRNDRLPCCGLGIGWVLFIAGFLFTIPWYVGAVLLCFYREEKREKPGFIACTVAAVILTILIIVVAILDAVLVHD